The DNA sequence gagcagCCGAATCTAAACCAAGACTAGGAGACCTCAAGTACTGACAGACAGGAACTGCGAAGGGCGGTTGtaaaaaatggcatgaaatcagcggaaggaatcactcgtgagttccaaaatgctactatCAGTCCATCTAGCATACTGACAGTGCGtagggagttgaaaagaatggggtagaatggtcgagcagctcccaaTAAGCcacgtcactggacagtggatgactggaaacgaatgacttCGTGTGGTGAATCACCATATGCACTGTGGCAAACCGATAGGAGGATttgacggtatattgataatttttacttatgtacCGTAATATTACATGAAACTGAGGAACACAGGACTACAAAAGTGGAGGAGGATTTGAATTTGGCACGTGCATGGGGAACATTACCAGCcgtcatgtgtagtgtcaacagtgaattgGAGAAGAGGTGGTATTACTGTATGGGCATATTTTTCGTAGTTAGTGTTACCCCCTTGTTGAGCTTAACCTGACAGCACTAAAGGGGGGAAAATGTTGCATTGCTACTAAAACATCGTAAATTCTACGActccaaattttattcaaaggaaatcaTAATTTATAGgctatgcactagttaattacaattattagagcTCCAGTGGTATGTTATATACAAAATAAGTAGAAAATGTCCTGTTTTATGAACTACAATGACAACTTCACTGCTTGAAATATTACAGGAAAAGAAGTTACAATTAATGTTATATGTTAGTTACCAATTACTATAACTCCACAGGTACACGAAATGAGCAGAGAATCTTCAGCTGTAGAAGCTATTATTACTCTCTAAGCATGACCTAGCTCGGTCTTCCACTGTCACCCAAGGACTATTTTTCTGATGCCTTATTCTCCTCATTTGCTGCTTCAAAGCCTGGGTCTACATCACTGTCATCTATTTACAGATCACTATCTTCCTTTCCACTAAATTTTCCATTGTCTGTGACTTTGTCAGCTTCTTCGAGCAAACCACAAAGTATGTTAGTATCAAAATCAAACTGAGCACCATCCATATGATGCTAGTTTCAGTAGCAAAAGACGTGATCAACACTGAATTGGGGCAGTGTGATATAAACTAACACTATTCTAACTGTGATTGCTTGATATTTCACCAAAGATGCCACACTAAGATAAATTCTAAGCTATATAACAAAAATGCTGACTATAGAAAACTGCCACACCATGACTAAACATTGTTAATATTTACGACAAGAGCATCAGTGTCACCAAACCACCAGAGTCGGTCAATAAATAATTCAACCATTGCTAATAGCAATGCTTGCTATGAAGGTACTAAAGAGCACGTGTCGCTCATGTGTTCAGGTTAGCGGGAAGAGCGAAGGGATGCcagctgcaatcgtaaattttacgaggattTGACAATCTAAGGTCAAGAAAACGCTAACTGCGatagaatatgaacacattttatagcattatGTACTACATACAGaaaaggaacagttcggagacgatgactgagtGTATCAGCATGATTGTATGATTGTCTGCCtctacgtacatactctgcaagccgccatatggtgcatggcgaagggtacgttgtaccactactaTAGTTCGTGTCATGTAGGACAGTGGCCctattttcagccgttctgcgcatcccccGAAATTAACTGCTAGCAGCTAATAAGACTTTTCCCCTTTTTGAGCGGCTAGTCGCAAGTTACAAAGTAGACTGCGAGACTCTCTCCATCGTGCTGCGCTGTTGCCATATTTAGCGACAATGGAGTTTCATTCACAGAGCGACCGAATTATTCACTGAGACGTCGATGTGACATTGGTGTAGTGGAATAGTTGTGAAcgtgtatctgtaaatgttttagTATGATTTCCAAATGAATATGTCAGGTGACGGCAATAAACGTGAAGTTCCTCACAAGTGTGCCTATGAAGTCTTAGctgagcgactggattcgtgatttcctgtcagaaagatcacagtatgTAGTAATCCACGGAAAAtgatcgcgtaaaacagaagtgatatctggcttttgcaaggaagtgttatatgctctcctctgttcctgatctaataaacgatttaggagataatctaagcagcctcttagactgtttgcagatgatgttgtgacttaccgtcttataaagtcatcagataattgaaataaattacaAAACGACTTACACAAGACGGCTgtgtggtgagaaaagtggcaattgagtctaaataatgaaaagtctgaagttatccccatgagtactaaaagtaatcaACAAAATTTCGGTTTAcgagataaaacacacaaatctaaaggctgtaaattcaaataaatacttagggattacaattacgaataacttaaattgcaactaTCACATGGATAACGTTGTTTGgaaatcaaaccaaagactgcgatttattggtagaacatttaCAAAATGCAACGGCTCTATTAAAGAGACCACTTACACCACGCTTTtccgcccttttctggagtattgctgtccaGTGTGCGATCCACGGCAGGTAGGATtgatccaaaaagttcaaagaagggcagctcgttttgtactatcgcggaataggggagagactgCCGCGAATATGATACACTAATTGGTGTGGctgtcatcaaaacaaaggcgtctttcattgtggcaggatcttctcatgacattgcagtctccagctttctcctcagagtgtgaaaatactttaCCTACATAGAaggaatgctcacaataataaaataagagaaattagagctcacacggaaataTTAAAGTGTACGTGTCACCCGCGcaacattcgagagtggaacaatagaAAGTTTGAAAGGTGGTTCTATAAACGCTCTCCCAGGCATTTAtctgtgaattgcggagtagtcatgtaggtgcagatgtagatgctTCACAAGGAGTCGAGGAGATCTGTGTCCCGCGTTTATAACTGTTTGAAATGTGAACCTGAGACCGGTACATCTATTTTTGACATTCTGAAGACTCAAGAAGGAACTACAGAAGCACCTATCGGGAAATGAACTGTACCGAGAGTAGTAAACGAAAGTGTCGGAACTATAGAAACCTCAGGAAAATTCTTTTTCGTGTCGCCAGACAGCAGCGAAATCGCGATAAGGCTGTAACACAAGTAGTTGGTTTTGACAACGATTTTTTAAAGCTCTCCGTGTCTGAAATGTATACAAGGAGGAAATACCTAACATCACGAAAACTTCTTACAATTATGCCTGAGCAAACTGGCCTCAAAGGTAGCACTTCGTAAATGCAAAGAATTTTGAAAGACATTGGTTTCAAATGCgttaaaaaatagtttttatttgaATGAAGTGACATAGAAGCTGCACGAATCATGTCCCTTATAAAGATGCACTACACAAGATGACGTGGTAGTTCTATAATGTtatcttgatgaaacatgggtccatgaAGACCCGCTGGAAATTGAGTTATGGTACTGTCGGTTTTAAAGTACACATAGGGAAACGTTCTCGCCTAGTTATTCTGCATGCTGGTTCTTCTTCTGATTTGGTTTCTGAGAGTAAACTCGTATTTAGGTGTAATAAAAACTGTAGTGACTACCATTCGGATATGAACGCTGTCACTTTCAAGAAGTGgttcactgaacaattcttgccataccttGCTTCCAAGTAGGTCGTTGTAACTACCAAGCCAGTTATGGTACAGAGAAATGACCAAGTACGAGCACCAGGAAAGGGGTCATTGTGCtcttgctgaaaaataaaaatactccAGACAATATAAGCCAGACTAGTGCTGAACTCCTGCAGCTCATTAATTTGTAAAAGTCACGCAACAGAATGTACAAACTTGACTTTCTTGCATGTGAATGTGGTCACAGAGTTTTGCGTTTATCCACAAATCACTGTCAATATAATCCGATAGAATTAATTTGTGCACAGGTAACAAGCTATGTGGGAAAAAAAACAATCAAGATAACAGACACTGAAACGCTTTTGCCCCTTCAGTGTGGGCACGCTGAAAAGTTTGCGAAGTAAGACTTTGACAGGGAGGtgaagccttgaacctatcatcctAAATTTACGGTCACATGGTTCGGACATGGGCTCGATTGGTAAATGGTATTACGACGTAGACTTCGAAACAAAGTAGAGTAATTATCTTTCTTGGTTTTAAAGGCCCATGGTTTGAAAATGTTTATGTCAGCATATCAATTGCATATACATACTACATGAGAACTTCCTAACTTTTATTGATTAGGAATACTTGTCCTATGATGTATTCAGACTACAACGTTCAACACATTGCTCAAGGAGATATTAAGCTTTTCTTTAATTACTCGAGAGAATGCAGCCGGATACATTCGTCATAAACTCCAATATTTCGACACGTAAACTccagtcattttcaaggcacgaattGTAAAACGCCTTAAAATGAAAGGGAGGGATACCTGttgagatatcggtggttttctgCGTTATCGGTCAGCGTTCCGTCGAGTTATTTACAAAAGGTGATTAACTGTTAGCCTGTTCAATGGATCATAAATGCTTTCTCCCACTGTAATGTCGAACAAATTAGTTTAaactgttaatgcccattgacacagAAAAATATGATAACATACTGACAATTTTACGATAGTCTTTTGCACTAGTCTTTGCTAACAGTAATTCTTTTTTCCACGTACATTTACATTGTGCTGCAGTGAAACACATCTACATACGCGCGTTAtacacactggaaaaaaattatatttagtagaagcagttgtccAACAAATACAATGATTTCGGTTTCAGTCTGAAGATTAATATAgtccaaatcgcaataaatggCAGTTATTGCAACCATTTTCGATGACCTTGTCGTTAGACAGTACTCGTTTGGAGAAAAATTGTACTTGACGTCTTCAAAAAGCTGCGTCAGCTGTTCTCACCTTCCGACGTAATACAGACGATTACTATGAAGCAGTGGACACAACCTCAAGACGTAAAGTAATATTTATTTCATGTAGACGTCTGATCGAAACCGGCTTTAAAATGTACTATTCCCTCGtagatttgaacgtataatacgATGTACCAAAGGCAAATGGACCTGCCTGTTGTCCGCAGTAACACAGTTTGGCAACACGGACTTTTGTTTGCCCGCTCTCTGCCGTCAGCCATGCGCAAACCTTatcccctccacgcttccctctcgTTCCATCTCTATGCGCGGAAGCGACATTCTACGTGACATGGGCTATAGTCATTTTGCTTGCTGtcccactcgcaagtagagcgagagAAAACCAATTTATCTTTTCATATGTTCTCGGTCTGTacgcaaaaagaaaataattaatatttcctgCAAATGCGAGCTAAGGTGCCATGACTGTCAAACCTGTATTCATATTTTCGCACACAGTTGTATCGATTCGACaataaagatgaaaatttgtaaacACGCCCATCTTATTTGATGAGTCACAGCTACCTAAAATGACAGTGATGCCGAATGTTCGAACAGCAGTTTGGTTATAAATTAATCGGGCCGTTCTGAACACCAAAGCATAATAATGAAACAGCTACAAAATACAAATACGGCGAAAGCATCTACAAGCAAGGGAGCTAAACGAGAAAGATTGGTTTGATATTTTCTTCAGCTTGCGAATGAAGCTGAATCTGACGAAGAATTTGAAATTATTAACAAAGCAGAAAGACCCCTATTACCAAAGATTCGGACCCTGAAATCCTCGTCGACTTTTGCACCACTTtcgccgacaaaaaaaaaaaaaaaaaaaaatgtaagttcgAACCTCAAAGAAGGTTTGTGTCTACGAAATAATCACGCAATAGGCCACCTGTGTCGGTTGTGAATCCCGATGCCTGTGAACAGGAAGCAATTACAACTTAATTGTGACTGAAGAAACATAATGAGGAGGAGAAAAATGTGCCCAGTTCTTAGTGTTGTCTTACCGAAATAGACCAAGAAACTTTCGAGATGGTAATGGGTAGAGAGCACTTCTTCATGCGGTAAGTAGAAGCGGTTCTCTAGACTTGACTATTTTAAGTAAGTTACTAGTGCAGAGAAATAACACTGTAAACTGTAGTTCTGTCGTACGTTCGTGGTTGATGGCGCGGACCGATCTAGGCCAAGGTAACGCAGTTTTACAATGCTACATGAGTTATGTCACTTTTTCCAATCTGGTTGCTCTGCATTACTCCCACAAATTCCTTAACTTTCATCAGATCGTTTCTCTGTGCACCGGTGATAAAATGTACTTGTTGCTAGAATATTCTGTAATCTAGGTTGTACGAAAGAAATGCCAATGTCCTTGTCTCGTTGGACACACCGGTTcttgtcagatcacagaagttaagcaaaATCTGTCGTGGCCAGCATGTGGTTGGGTAACTGCATGGGTACACCAATTACTATTGGCATATAGCCTACCCCTCACGGCTAGTCGATACCGAACTTAACGTCCTCATGCGACAGACGGATCACAATCACTGCCAGcatcgggtttcaccctctcccttcttcaTCATTATCCAAAATAAACATGATACCACACTACACACACCggttacagtcacctacacttctCGGATACACTTAAACACACAACTCTCACTCTTTGCGAaggatcgaaaaagttcaaagaagggcagctcgttttgtactatcgcgaaataggggagagactgccgCTGATATGATGCGCGAATTGCGGTGGCTGTCATCAAAATAAAGGCGTCTTTCATTGTggaaggatcttctcatgaaattacagtctccagctttctcctcagagtgtgaaaatactttacctacatagggaggaatgctcaccataataaaataagagaaattagagctggtATATAGTACTATTGGCCTTTACGGCAAAGGGGAGGAAGGAGTGGCGTAAAGATCCTGATCATCAGACTTTGTGCCAGTGGCTTGCATTAAATTCAGAGACCTTTCCGGAGTGTCTCATGTGATACTATGCCAGCTGACggataaaaatgtttttgtttataaAGTCAGTACTGCACTTAACGACTGAGTGTCCGCTTGAAATTtgcacattagttgaacaacgttcactGATCCGTATTTTGCTTTCCGAAGATGAAATGTTTCCTCGAATAATTTTACATTATGGTGAAAGTTGAATGAACGGCGAACATTTTTAAAAGTGGATAGAAGAGTTCAAAAACTGCCGAGCCTCAGTGACTGACGAGCAACTTTCTGGCCGGCCAGAAGTGTCAACTCCTTCGCTTGAAACCCGCATTGATGACGTTATTGGTGAAGAACGACATGTTACAGTTGAACACATAGCAAAAATAGTTGCAGTAAGTGTTGCCACAGTTCACAACGTTATCAGTAACAAGCTCAAGTACAGCAAAACAAGTGCAAGGTGTACCCCCGAAAGGGTTTACGCAACAACACAAGGAAACGGGAAAGATTATAacgtgtgatgaaacttgggttcacgaTTTTGGACCAGAGTTCGAAAGAGAACGCATGGAACGGAAGCACACCAATTCACCTGTTCGAAAGAAATTCAGAACGCAAGCATCAGCGGAAAAGTCATATTGACCGTTTTTGGGATGCCCAAGATGGCGTCTTTTGTGATTACTTAGAAGATTAGTTTACAACAAACACTGCAAACTACCCAGACATGTTGATGAACAAAGTTAAGCCAGCAATGAGAGAACAAGAAAAGGCGTGATATCGCTACACGTGAGTGTTCGCCCTCACACAGCACAGTTGGCTCAAGAACCATTGAAAAAATGGGTAGGGAGGTACTTACTCATCCTCCATTCATTCCAGGTTTGACGTCCTTGGATTTTCATTTTATTGGTTCACTCAAGGAGGCATAACGTGGTAAAAAAAATAGCAACGAGGAGGTCAAAGAATTTATGGGAAAGTGGCTCAAACTACAGGAAAAATACTTCTTTGCATCAGGTATAAAAATTAGTTCATCGTTGGGACAAGTGTATTAATATTGGTGGGGATTATGTTGAGAAGTAGTAAAGCCTCATCttgcaaaaatatacagtttttctaCATCAATGCGTCTAATTACTGAATGTCCCTCGTATAAATATTCATCATTGCCATAGatgtggaatttgaaacaacaggtGGCTTACAATATGTTCATGTTATTTGTGTGTAAGGTGGTGACGTATTTTCAACAATATATGCTGCATTATGAACTGAtctggaatatcagaagtttataAATACGTTATTGTTAAGCTGTGCAGTAAAGTTACTGCTAACACGAAGCACATTAACGAATTAGTTGTGCTCTACTGTATTTATCTACTTTAGAACTAATAGTGAAGATGTTTATTACATAATACTACTCCTGGTTCAGAAAAAACCGTAAATAAGTTTTACAGAGACAATATGGTCGCGTGCGCAACAGTTGTACCATTCAGTTCTGAATTTCTTCATACGTTTCTCGTTAAAATGCAGGACTCAGGCCGTCTTGCAAGCTGGTAACAGTCTTCTAACTTTACTACTTACTATCAGTGGTGGCTGCAGACATTCTTTTGGGtgttatagccggccgttgtggccgagaggttcaggcgtttcagtctggaaccgcgctgctgctacggtcgcaggatcgaatcctgcctcgggcatggatgtgtgtgatgtccttaggttagttaggtttaagcagttctaagtctaggggactgatgacctcagatgttaagtcccatagtgctcagagccatttgatccatttttaggTATTATAAGCGCCAAATAACAAAGCACATGGCGAAAAGGAAACACAACAGTTATGTTAGCCGCCGTAATTGTCGTCCACAGAGCGATATGTCAACGGGGAACAAAACAGAAGGCGCGCCCAACACTTTCTGTGGTTGATGATTGCTATGGTAGCTCTCGTGTAAGCAATGAACTGTCAATCTCTTTCTTGCTCTGATCCGGGTATAGTTCTGGGATCTTTCCACTGTCGCTTCTGCAATTAAGTAATACTATATTAATATTCTCTTTCTCCAGTCTGCTATGACAAATACTACTCCTGCATTTAATGGAGCTTAACTAAGTAGGTAAGAGCGCCACCTGCGAAACACAGGTTTCAGTTTTGAGCCCCAGTCCAGCATGCAGATTTAAACGACCACAAATATCTGGAGCTGCCATTAATTGTTCTGAAAGCAAAGGTTACGATTTCGATGATAGAAATGAAATATACACAGAATATGGTTAAGCCTTTTAATAGTTGAAggataattttgttttacattaaaGGAAATTTGTTGCGAGGTGTTATTTTCCCTCGGGCCCGTCGGCCGAAGCAGGAATCGGCCCGAGTGGGGAAGGTGAGGGCTCGCAGCTGAACTGATCGTTGGCGCCCACGTACGTCGACATCACACGCAGCTCGCCGGCCTCCGTCACGTACAGCGCGTACGCCTTCGGACTCGAGAAGCCGCCTGGGTATCGAGGTCCCGACAGCTGTAAGCAGACAACCTGTGTTACAAGCACGTCTGAACTCCGCAAGTTACCGTACGGTCTACATCAGTCTACATACAGCATCAGcctcccccacccctttcccctaGCCTTTTCCATTCGCAGAGTTAGACTGTGTACACCCCTCTGTATGGTTCCGAATTGAGATTGTGCCGTCTacgtacagtgatcagccagaacattacgaccacctacgtaatagccggtatgtccatcctTGGCACGGATAACGGCGGTGACGCGTCATGGCACGGAAGCAATGACGCCTTggtgggtcgctggagggagttggtaccacatctacATACAAGTAACccaattcctgtaaattctggggaggggggcgatgagttctgacgctacgttcaaccacatcccagatgtgctcgatcgggttcagatctggcgagttggagggccagcacatcaactggaactcgccactgtgttactAGAACCACTTCATCATACTTCTGGCCTTGTgaaatcttgttgaaaaataccactccCGTTGGGGAACACGATCGTCATGAGGAGATGTACGTCATCTGCAAccagtggccggccggggtggccgagcgattctagacgctacagtctggaaccgcgcgaccgctagggccgcaggttcgaatcctgcctcgggcatggatgtatgtgatgtccttaggttagttaggtttaagtagttctaagttctaggcgactgatgaccacagcaattaagtcccatagtgctcagagccatttgaaccatttttgcaaccagtatacgatactccttgggcGTCAGGGTGCCTTTCACGAGCTCCACTCGGCCCATGGATACCCACgcgaatgttccccaaagcataatggagccaccgccagattgtctccgtcctgcagtacacttgtcgaggagctgttcccctggaagacgacggattttcgCCCTCTCATCGGCATAATGAAGGAGGTATagggattcatcaaaccatgcaaaaatctgccactgcgccaacgtccagtgctgatgctAACGTGCCCATTTCAATCGCAGTTGCCGATGACATGGTGTTAACAATGCATATAAATGgatcatcggctgcggaggcccattgttaggagtgtttggttcactgtgtgttcagatacacttgtactctaccCGGTACTAAAGTATAATGTTAGGTctgccacagttcgtcgcctgtcctgttttaccagtctgcccaacctacgacgtccgacatctgtacatgagcggtggccgcccaacctcacaacgtctggacgttgtttcgccacgtgttgaagagtcTCACAGCCTTGGAAGAGCAAACTatgcaaaactattccacctggtgtgcaagatgcatTAAGATAGACGAATTACGCATAGACTTTAAGAATAACATAGTAACATAAATTCCAGGCCCGCCCGGTTATCCGTTCGGTCTAACGCAGTGCTTTCTGAGCGCGAAGGCGTGCCAGCCCCCGGCAcgattccgcccggcggattagcgtctaggttcggtgtgccggccagtctgtggatggtttttaaggcggttttccatctgcatcgacgaatgcggggtggttcctcttattctgcctcagttacactgtcagtgattgctgcacaaatactgtctccatgtacgcgtacaccataattactataCCACGCAGGCTCTACAACgcaactcgtctggtatgagacgttcccggtgggtccattgggggccgaactgcacaataaccctgggttcggtgtggggcggtggtggagtgagtggactgctgtagcctgttgtggggttgtgtacaactgagggctacggcggtaacgaaacctctccgtcgtttctaggtccccagttcaatacaaccTAAATTCCAAAAATGGCAGGCAGGTCATGACAGGTTTGAATACTACCGAACCATCTATACCTACATATCATTTTCCGAATGAGTGAGTTAGTATTACATTTTTCCAAATTGTTGTTTGTGAGATACAGAAAATTATCAATAGCTCCATAAATAATAGTTTACGTGAAAAACGGTCCATAACTCTTCGAATGCATTCAGCATTATCTGTACATAGTTTGCTTTTCGATAAGCATCACGCTTTTTTTGCTTTTTAGTTAGCTAAGTACTTACAAATTTGCGTCGGCGCATTTCTTCAAGAACGCAGGATGTTGTTTGTACGTACTTCTCCACTTCAGATTTGGAATTGTCACTCTGTCTGCCACATTCATCGACCTAAAAAAAGCAAACAAATGATGAAAGATAAAGAAAGTTGTTTCAGAAATTTTCATAATTTCTCAAACAAGGCGCACATGTACATAAGTTATTGTTCGTCACACTTACCAGATGCAACATGTCCCGCTTCCTAACGCATTTTTCAAAATCGCAGAATACATTCGACTGTCCGCTTTGACTGCCTGTAGCATCTCCGatctgaaaatgaaagaaaaaatgggaTGAAGCAGTCACTTTTACATTCTCACAGAGCATCAAGGTAGTGTAATGTTAAAGCGCGTTGGTCTCTCACGTCGTGTTTCAACTCACGGGGAAGTTTTCAACAGCAGCACACCCTAGATCGTCACCTAATTATAATGTCCAAGGCAAATTAATATTTGTGGAGTGTTTAAAAACGACCGTTTTCTTGCCACTCGTTTACAAATTGGGACTGCTGAAGCGTGAAAGAGACGTTTGGATTTAATTTCTCCTTTTACTGCGAGAAACTACGTACAAGACTCTCGCAAGAATAAACCTAACACTACTGTTCGTGAATAATTCAAGCATATTGAAGCTAAGTTGACTATCGACGTGACAGTTATATAGAGCTACAGAGCTATAGAAGATGCACGGGCTAAACAGCGATTCGGAACTGCCTCATTACGGGTATGTTGTGCATAAACATTACCTTAAAGGGCAGTTTAGACTCGGTGAACTTTATATATTGTTATcattatgaaaataatttattgactcACCACTGCCTGACATTCTGCATAGGATGTACCATTCAAGTAGTCCCTGGCGCACTTTTTGAGTTCATCGTATGCATCTGGTACCTGtaattaaaaagtaattaaaatacagCTGTAGTTCTTTTCCGAAAAACATGGGAAAACATAACTATTTATCTTATTTGTAAGGAAATATGATTTGTCTATTTCGCCTGAAGTAAAAGAAAGCGAAACAAAATGATAAATTTCTGAAACATATATTTGAAACCGGAGTGGATCATATGGCCtcgaccgcgcggggtagccgcggctccccccgtaggaggttcgagtcctccctcgggcatcggtgtgtgtgttgttcttggagtaagttagtttaaattagattaagtaatgtgtaagcctagggaccgatgacctcagcagtttgattccataggaacttaccacaaatttccaaaaaattcatATGGCCTCAAATTTCCGTGAAAGGGAAGACGAGCagtagaagaagaagtttgatTCAGCTACAGCAAAGGATGTCGcgagcactgaacggagattagaTATTACATATTAGTAGATCATGTAATTTAGGAACATTTGCACAACAGGGAACCAGTGACACACGAGGCAGCTAACTGGACCAATTCATCCATTCTTGCCCTGAACATACTTATTTGAGTCTGCTGATACCAGGACGCATTAGAAGTAGAAAGCGCAATGAATAATTAGATATTA is a window from the Schistocerca americana isolate TAMUIC-IGC-003095 chromosome X, iqSchAmer2.1, whole genome shotgun sequence genome containing:
- the LOC124555674 gene encoding uncharacterized protein LOC124555674 translates to MAATPAVFAGAVALLAASASAFNAQGPVMASEFTTSLLFDDLVQPLCTESTTNDACYGCFARYARMRQVPDAYDELKKCARDYLNGTSYAECQAVIGDATGSQSGQSNVFCDFEKCVRKRDMLHLVDECGRQSDNSKSEVEKYVQTTSCVLEEMRRRKFLSGPRYPGGFSSPKAYALYVTEAGELRVMSTYVGANDQFSCEPSPSPLGPIPASADGPEGK